From one Flavobacterium sp. N502536 genomic stretch:
- a CDS encoding sterol desaturase family protein has product MNDIIAYFSTIPSSHRSLILMGGITFFWLIENTFPLFQLQYRKWQHAGINFFLTFTTIVVNFVLAFILIKTANWTTENDFGLLQWLPVLPLWLYTIIGLLLLDLIGAYLAHYVQHRFKILWRFHLVHHTDTWIDTTSANRHHPGESIIRFVFTTVGVLIVGSPMWMVFLYQTLSVVSTQFTHANIALPQKLDVFLSYFIVSPNMHKVHHHYVLPYTDSNYGNIFSVWDRLFGTFTSLPKDKIIYGVDTHMAVEENNNLKNLLKIPFQKARSIKNS; this is encoded by the coding sequence ATGAATGACATTATTGCCTATTTCAGTACGATTCCGTCTTCACATAGAAGTTTAATTCTCATGGGAGGAATCACCTTCTTTTGGCTGATCGAAAATACCTTTCCTTTGTTTCAGCTGCAATATCGAAAATGGCAGCATGCCGGGATTAATTTTTTCCTCACCTTCACTACAATTGTTGTCAATTTCGTTTTGGCTTTTATCTTAATTAAAACAGCCAACTGGACAACAGAAAACGATTTTGGACTATTACAATGGCTGCCTGTTTTACCGCTGTGGCTTTACACCATAATTGGTTTATTGCTATTGGATTTAATTGGCGCTTATCTTGCCCATTATGTACAGCACAGGTTCAAAATTTTATGGCGTTTTCATCTGGTACACCACACCGATACCTGGATCGACACTACCTCGGCAAATCGGCATCATCCGGGCGAAAGCATTATCCGGTTTGTCTTCACCACTGTTGGTGTTTTGATTGTAGGAAGTCCGATGTGGATGGTTTTTCTTTATCAGACCTTATCTGTTGTGTCTACTCAATTTACACATGCTAATATTGCATTACCTCAAAAATTAGATGTTTTTCTCAGTTATTTTATTGTTTCGCCAAACATGCATAAAGTACATCACCACTATGTTCTTCCGTATACCGATAGCAACTATGGGAACATTTTTTCGGTTTGGGACCGTCTTTTTGGCACTTTTACCAGTTTGCCCAAAGACAAAATAATTTATGGCGTAGACACCCATATGGCTGTTGAAGAAAACAACAATCTCAAAAATTTATTAAAAATACCGTTTCAAAAAGCGAGATCCATAAAAAACAGTTAA
- a CDS encoding GlsB/YeaQ/YmgE family stress response membrane protein, producing MEFLYFLLIGAISGWLAGQIWKGAGFGLLGNIIVGIVGGIIGGWIAGRLGIGGGGLLWQIIIAVGGAWVLLFIISLIKKA from the coding sequence ATGGAATTTTTATATTTTTTACTTATTGGTGCAATATCCGGATGGCTTGCGGGTCAGATATGGAAAGGTGCAGGTTTTGGATTATTGGGTAATATCATCGTAGGAATTGTGGGTGGTATCATTGGTGGCTGGATAGCCGGTAGACTTGGCATTGGCGGAGGCGGACTTCTATGGCAAATTATAATTGCGGTTGGAGGAGCCTGGGTGCTACTTTTTATCATCAGCTTAATCAAAAAAGCTTAA
- the aqpZ gene encoding aquaporin Z, with the protein MKKLFAEFFGTYWLVFGGCGSAIFAAGIPSLGIGFAGVALAFGLTVLTMAYAVGHISGGHFNPAVSFGLWAGGRFPAKDLIPYIVAQCVGAAAAAGTLFTIASGKAGFAIDNTKAGAFASNGFGAFSPDGYSLQSAFIAEFVLTLFFLLVILGATDKFANGRFAGIAIGLALTLIHLISIPITNTSVNPARSLSQAVFVGGEPLSQVWLFWVAPILGAIVAGFIYKTLLQNHAEA; encoded by the coding sequence ATGAAAAAATTATTTGCAGAATTTTTTGGAACTTATTGGCTGGTTTTTGGAGGTTGTGGAAGCGCAATTTTTGCTGCCGGAATTCCTAGTTTAGGAATCGGATTTGCTGGTGTTGCCCTGGCCTTCGGTTTAACAGTACTAACAATGGCTTATGCTGTAGGACATATCTCAGGCGGACACTTTAATCCTGCTGTTTCCTTTGGTTTATGGGCAGGTGGCAGATTCCCTGCAAAAGATTTAATCCCTTACATTGTTGCGCAATGCGTTGGTGCAGCTGCCGCAGCCGGGACTTTATTTACCATTGCATCAGGAAAAGCCGGTTTTGCAATTGATAATACAAAAGCAGGAGCTTTTGCCTCAAATGGTTTTGGAGCATTTTCACCTGACGGATATTCTTTGCAATCTGCTTTTATCGCTGAGTTTGTACTTACGCTGTTTTTCTTATTGGTAATTCTGGGTGCTACAGATAAATTTGCCAACGGAAGATTTGCCGGTATTGCCATTGGTTTAGCATTGACTTTAATACACTTAATCAGTATTCCAATTACCAATACTTCTGTAAATCCTGCAAGATCATTATCTCAGGCTGTTTTCGTTGGCGGAGAGCCATTGTCACAAGTCTGGTTGTTTTGGGTAGCTCCTATTCTGGGTGCAATTGTAGCCGGATTTATTTATAAAACATTACTGCAAAATCATGCCGAAGCTTAA
- a CDS encoding DoxX family protein: protein MNLPWHLYLMASLYIIAGLNHFRKPGMYIRIIPPFFSNPKLINTLSGIAEILFGILLMIPATSHFGAWGIIATLIAVFPANLFMYQNKKASFGLPKWILLIRLPIQIVLILWAYQYTF from the coding sequence ATGAATTTACCCTGGCATTTATATTTAATGGCGTCGCTTTATATTATTGCCGGATTAAATCATTTTAGAAAACCGGGAATGTACATTCGAATCATTCCTCCATTCTTTTCAAACCCCAAATTAATAAATACTTTAAGCGGAATTGCCGAAATCCTTTTCGGCATACTTCTGATGATTCCTGCTACTTCCCATTTTGGTGCGTGGGGAATTATAGCTACTTTAATTGCTGTATTTCCTGCCAATCTTTTCATGTATCAGAATAAAAAAGCAAGTTTTGGTTTACCCAAGTGGATTTTGCTTATACGCTTGCCCATTCAGATTGTCTTGATTTTATGGGCATACCAATATACTTTTTAA
- a CDS encoding EamA family transporter — protein sequence MSQNNVLKGVFLVALGATTYGMLATFVKMAYTEGYTTAEVTTSQFVLGIIGILLINTFQKIKHKDKVVKATPKNIFSLMLAGTSLGMTSLFYYLAVKYIPVSIGIVLLMQTVWIGVLLEMILEKKLPSRQKVFSVFIVLIGTVLATNILHNEIELDWRGLVWGMLAAVSFTTTMFTANRVATEISSAQRSLYMLFGGAIIVFSFALVTQVTPFNLAIFAKWGIILALFGTIIPPMLMNLGFPLTGIGLGSIVSALELPVSVTMAYILLDEEVILLQWVGIVLIILAIIIMNVNFKRKN from the coding sequence ATGTCACAAAACAACGTATTAAAAGGAGTATTTTTAGTAGCATTAGGAGCCACTACTTATGGAATGTTAGCCACTTTCGTAAAAATGGCCTATACAGAAGGATACACTACCGCCGAAGTAACTACCTCTCAATTTGTATTGGGAATCATTGGTATCTTGCTGATTAATACGTTTCAGAAGATAAAACATAAGGACAAAGTAGTCAAAGCTACTCCAAAAAACATATTCAGTTTAATGCTTGCAGGTACTTCTTTAGGGATGACCAGTTTGTTTTATTACCTGGCTGTAAAATACATTCCTGTTTCGATTGGTATCGTTTTATTGATGCAAACGGTTTGGATAGGTGTTTTACTTGAAATGATCTTAGAAAAAAAATTACCTTCGAGACAAAAAGTGTTTTCGGTATTTATCGTTCTTATTGGTACCGTTTTAGCCACTAATATTTTGCACAATGAAATCGAACTAGACTGGAGAGGTCTTGTTTGGGGGATGTTAGCTGCAGTATCTTTTACGACAACCATGTTTACAGCCAATCGCGTTGCAACCGAAATCTCATCGGCACAACGTAGTTTGTACATGCTTTTTGGAGGTGCCATCATCGTGTTTTCGTTTGCATTGGTAACACAGGTTACCCCTTTTAACCTTGCGATCTTTGCCAAATGGGGAATCATACTAGCCTTATTCGGAACCATCATCCCTCCAATGTTAATGAACTTAGGTTTTCCATTAACCGGAATTGGTCTTGGAAGTATCGTTTCTGCACTTGAACTTCCAGTTTCTGTAACTATGGCTTACATTTTATTAGACGAAGAAGTAATCTTATTGCAATGGGTTGGAATTGTTTTAATCATCCTGGCCATTATTATTATGAATGTAAATTTCAAACGCAAAAACTAG
- a CDS encoding peptidylprolyl isomerase, with protein sequence MKFKFLFLFCLAVVNIQAQTTKKPAAKPKPKTTATAAKAAPKANPGEGIFATIATTKGDIVLSLEYVKAPVTVANFISLAEGTNPNVKVEKLKGKPFYDGLKFHRVINDFMIQGGDPDGNGSGGPGYAFKDEFVPELKFEKGGVLAMANSGPATNGSQFFITHKDTPWLNSKHTIFGHVVSGMDNVNKIVQDDIMTKITITRKGAAAKKFDAVKVLAEDAKGQEAKKAESQKVITEKAAYFAATKAKATTTASGLKYVVTKKGTGVKGAEGSNIYFHYAGYFEDGNLFDSSIAAVAKAYGKYDANRDAQKGYKAFPFVVGKKDGMIPGFIEALDMMTDGEKAIFFLPSNLAYGEKGAGGVIPPNATLVFEIETYKEQPVK encoded by the coding sequence ATGAAGTTTAAATTTCTATTTTTATTTTGTCTGGCTGTAGTAAACATTCAGGCTCAGACTACAAAAAAACCAGCTGCGAAACCAAAGCCAAAAACAACAGCTACAGCAGCCAAAGCAGCTCCTAAAGCTAATCCGGGCGAAGGTATTTTTGCTACCATAGCAACTACAAAAGGAGACATCGTGCTTTCTTTAGAATATGTAAAAGCACCGGTAACCGTAGCGAACTTTATTTCGTTGGCAGAAGGAACTAATCCTAACGTTAAAGTTGAAAAACTTAAAGGAAAACCTTTTTACGATGGATTAAAATTTCACAGAGTAATCAATGATTTCATGATTCAGGGTGGAGATCCTGACGGAAATGGTTCAGGAGGTCCTGGATATGCTTTTAAAGATGAATTTGTACCGGAATTAAAATTTGAAAAAGGCGGAGTTTTAGCAATGGCAAATTCAGGTCCTGCTACAAACGGAAGTCAGTTTTTCATCACCCATAAAGATACACCGTGGTTAAACAGTAAACATACTATTTTTGGTCATGTAGTTTCGGGAATGGACAATGTTAATAAGATTGTTCAGGACGATATTATGACTAAAATTACGATTACACGCAAAGGTGCTGCAGCCAAAAAATTCGATGCTGTAAAAGTACTTGCTGAGGATGCTAAAGGCCAGGAAGCCAAAAAAGCAGAATCTCAAAAAGTAATCACTGAAAAAGCAGCTTATTTTGCTGCTACAAAAGCCAAAGCTACTACCACAGCTTCAGGTTTAAAATATGTTGTTACTAAAAAAGGAACCGGAGTTAAAGGTGCTGAAGGCTCTAACATTTACTTCCACTATGCCGGATATTTTGAAGACGGAAATCTTTTTGACAGCAGTATTGCGGCTGTAGCAAAAGCTTATGGTAAATACGATGCCAACCGTGACGCTCAAAAAGGATACAAAGCATTCCCTTTTGTTGTAGGTAAAAAAGACGGAATGATTCCTGGTTTTATTGAAGCTTTAGACATGATGACAGACGGAGAAAAAGCAATATTTTTTCTTCCTTCTAATTTAGCTTACGGAGAAAAAGGTGCCGGAGGAGTAATTCCGCCAAACGCAACTTTGGTCTTTGAAATCGAAACTTATAAAGAACAGCCTGTAAAGTAA
- a CDS encoding peptidylprolyl isomerase, with the protein MKKSILLVLLAVSSLYSCKDEHSNLPDGLYADIETNKGHIIVELDYKKAPVTVANFVTLAEGKSEFVTKDYLKGKPFYDGLKFHRVIDNFMIQTGDPEGTGSGDAGYRFKDEITDLKFDKAGVLAMANNGPATNSSQFFITHLETPWLDGKHTIFGHVVEKGQEVVNQIKQDDKIVSVKIIRNGEAAKKFDAVKVFHDYFSEIAKEKSKYNGVQKEKVAYLASVKPKATKTNSGLEYVITQKGTGKKPAPGAQLYINYSGFLEDGTLFDSSVEEVNKAFGKFDAARAEANGYQPIPFQAGRKDGMIPGFIEGIEQLSFGDKAVLFIPAHLAYGATGAGGVIPPNANIIFEIQLLEKPQ; encoded by the coding sequence ATGAAAAAAAGTATTCTACTAGTATTACTTGCCGTTAGTTCATTATACTCTTGTAAAGACGAACACAGCAACTTACCTGATGGTTTATATGCCGATATTGAAACCAATAAAGGACACATTATTGTTGAATTAGATTATAAAAAAGCACCTGTTACTGTTGCTAATTTTGTAACCTTAGCCGAAGGTAAAAGCGAGTTTGTAACCAAAGATTACCTAAAAGGCAAACCTTTTTATGACGGATTAAAATTTCACAGGGTTATTGATAATTTTATGATTCAAACCGGGGATCCTGAAGGAACAGGTTCGGGAGATGCAGGATATAGATTTAAAGATGAAATCACCGATTTGAAATTTGACAAAGCAGGTGTTTTGGCAATGGCAAACAATGGTCCGGCTACCAACAGCAGTCAGTTTTTTATCACTCACCTTGAAACTCCATGGTTAGACGGAAAACATACTATTTTTGGTCATGTTGTTGAAAAAGGACAAGAAGTTGTCAATCAGATCAAACAAGACGATAAAATTGTTTCGGTAAAAATCATCAGAAACGGTGAGGCTGCCAAAAAATTTGATGCTGTAAAAGTATTTCACGATTATTTCTCTGAAATTGCTAAAGAAAAAAGCAAATACAACGGAGTACAAAAAGAAAAAGTAGCGTATTTAGCTTCTGTAAAACCTAAAGCAACCAAAACCAATTCAGGTTTAGAATATGTAATTACTCAAAAAGGAACAGGTAAAAAACCAGCTCCGGGAGCTCAATTATACATTAATTATTCAGGTTTTCTGGAAGACGGAACTTTATTTGATTCAAGTGTAGAAGAAGTGAATAAAGCTTTTGGAAAATTTGACGCTGCGAGAGCTGAAGCAAACGGATACCAGCCAATTCCTTTTCAGGCAGGCCGTAAAGACGGAATGATCCCGGGCTTTATCGAAGGAATTGAACAACTTTCATTTGGAGACAAAGCAGTTCTTTTTATTCCGGCACACCTGGCATATGGAGCAACTGGTGCAGGAGGAGTAATCCCGCCAAATGCAAATATTATTTTCGAAATTCAATTATTAGAAAAACCACAATAG
- the gldI gene encoding gliding motility-associated peptidyl-prolyl isomerase GldI: MNYLKRSSCALLFAVLLVSCKQHEDARRPISQASGTFMKKSADRNKKLVANEEDVIKKIIKSNPKTKYYATRKGYWLFYDERNETDLKTPKKGDIAYFNLEVKDINGKIIYSEADLGPQTYYVDKQDIMMGLRDGIKMMHKNETVTFLFPSHIAYGYHGDNKKIGPNQSLMCTVTLRNFVPDPTAAPATTATQTPKTTAPKPVTQTKKDTLNP, from the coding sequence ATGAACTACTTAAAACGAAGCAGTTGCGCCCTACTTTTTGCTGTTTTATTGGTTAGCTGTAAACAACATGAAGACGCGAGAAGACCTATTTCTCAGGCTTCAGGTACTTTTATGAAAAAATCGGCCGATCGAAATAAAAAATTAGTAGCCAATGAAGAGGATGTTATCAAAAAAATAATCAAAAGCAATCCGAAAACAAAATACTATGCCACCAGAAAAGGATACTGGCTGTTTTATGACGAACGAAACGAAACCGATCTAAAGACTCCTAAAAAAGGTGACATCGCTTATTTTAATCTGGAAGTAAAAGACATAAACGGTAAAATAATCTACTCAGAAGCCGATCTTGGTCCGCAGACGTATTATGTAGACAAGCAGGACATTATGATGGGATTGCGCGATGGTATCAAAATGATGCATAAAAATGAAACGGTGACCTTCTTATTCCCTTCCCATATTGCCTACGGATATCACGGAGACAACAAAAAAATAGGACCAAATCAATCCTTAATGTGTACCGTTACACTTCGCAATTTTGTACCGGATCCGACAGCTGCACCAGCAACAACGGCCACACAAACACCTAAAACAACGGCTCCTAAACCCGTAACTCAGACTAAAAAAGATACATTAAACCCATAA
- a CDS encoding DHH family phosphoesterase produces the protein MKIQDIQAIQLLLATPKKIAIIPHRGPDGDAMGSTLGLYHFLLKNNHQPTVIAPNDFPDFLAWLPGSETVKIFEKDTENCTRILEEAELIFTLDFNAFHRTGEMEHTLAKLSAPFIMIDHHQKPDDYALYTYSDTSFGSTCEMVYNFISFLGKKDDLDKTIATCIYTGILTDSGSFRFPGTTGNTHRIIAELIDLGVENTQIPVLLFDNSSYSRLQLLGRALQNMKVLEEHKTSYTSLTQDELDAFNYVKGDTEGVVNYGLSIKGIVFTAIFIENKEEKIIKISFRSQGGFDVNQFARDHFNGGGHSNAAGGKSEVSMEETLKKFEDLVNKLKI, from the coding sequence ATGAAAATACAAGATATTCAAGCGATACAATTATTACTCGCAACCCCAAAGAAAATCGCTATCATTCCGCATAGAGGTCCTGATGGTGATGCTATGGGTTCAACCTTAGGTTTATACCATTTTTTATTAAAAAACAATCATCAGCCAACGGTGATTGCTCCTAATGATTTCCCCGATTTTTTAGCCTGGCTTCCGGGTTCTGAAACGGTTAAAATATTTGAAAAAGATACAGAAAACTGTACCCGAATATTAGAAGAAGCTGAGCTTATTTTTACACTCGATTTTAATGCTTTTCATCGTACCGGTGAAATGGAACATACTTTAGCGAAGCTAAGCGCTCCGTTTATCATGATCGATCATCACCAAAAACCGGATGATTATGCGCTGTATACGTACTCGGACACTTCCTTTGGATCAACCTGCGAGATGGTTTACAACTTCATTTCTTTCTTAGGTAAAAAAGACGATTTAGACAAAACCATCGCCACTTGTATTTACACAGGAATACTAACAGATTCCGGTTCTTTTCGTTTTCCGGGAACAACAGGAAATACGCATCGCATCATTGCAGAACTAATTGATTTAGGGGTTGAAAACACACAAATTCCGGTTTTATTGTTTGACAATAGTTCGTACAGCCGTTTGCAATTGTTAGGCCGTGCGCTGCAAAACATGAAAGTTCTTGAAGAGCACAAAACATCATACACTTCGCTTACTCAGGACGAGCTGGATGCTTTTAATTATGTAAAAGGTGACACTGAAGGTGTTGTTAATTACGGATTAAGTATAAAAGGTATTGTTTTTACTGCTATTTTTATCGAAAATAAAGAAGAGAAAATCATCAAGATCTCTTTCCGTTCGCAAGGCGGATTTGACGTGAATCAGTTTGCCAGAGATCATTTTAATGGTGGCGGACATAGTAATGCAGCCGGAGGAAAATCAGAGGTTTCGATGGAAGAAACTTTGAAGAAATTTGAAGATTTAGTAAACAAACTAAAAATATAA
- a CDS encoding voltage-gated chloride channel family protein, which translates to MTFQDLKKTLLTIFKWILICVLIGILSGSASAFFLVALEWVTQFRIQHDWLIWLLPFGGLLVGLSYHYWGESVVKGNNLLLEEYENPKKVIPFKMAPLVLLGTLLTHLFGGSAGREGTAVQMGGAIADQFTKLFKLDNGERRILIILGISAGFASVFGTPLAGAIFALEVLYFSKINFKSILLSFLTAYAAYFTVEFWQVKHTHYSIPLVPEISATTLFYVIVIGILSGFAALLFSRSTHFWGSLFSKNIKYPPLRPFIGGIVLALAIAGFGLTKFSGLGVPVIVDSFSNANPWYDFLLKILLTGFTLGAGFKGGEVTPLFFVGATLGSALSLVIPLPIAFLAGLGFVAVFSGATHTPVACTIMGMELFGIQPGIFIAIACTIAYFSSGSVGIYKSQIVKGVKYKLYQKLQRKELENL; encoded by the coding sequence ATGACTTTTCAAGACCTCAAAAAAACACTGCTTACTATTTTCAAATGGATTCTCATTTGTGTTCTAATAGGTATACTGTCCGGATCTGCTTCGGCGTTTTTCTTAGTTGCTTTAGAATGGGTTACACAATTTAGGATTCAGCACGACTGGCTGATCTGGCTTTTGCCTTTCGGCGGATTGTTAGTCGGATTGAGTTACCATTACTGGGGAGAATCTGTCGTAAAAGGCAATAATTTATTGCTCGAAGAATACGAAAACCCCAAAAAGGTCATTCCGTTTAAAATGGCTCCTCTGGTACTTTTAGGAACCTTACTCACCCACTTATTTGGAGGTTCGGCAGGACGTGAAGGAACTGCTGTACAAATGGGAGGCGCTATCGCCGATCAGTTTACAAAGCTTTTTAAACTGGATAATGGCGAACGCAGAATTCTAATCATCCTCGGAATTAGTGCCGGTTTTGCTTCTGTTTTTGGAACTCCGCTCGCAGGAGCAATTTTCGCGTTGGAGGTTTTATATTTCAGTAAAATCAATTTTAAGAGCATCCTTTTATCATTTTTAACCGCTTATGCCGCTTATTTTACAGTCGAATTCTGGCAGGTAAAACACACGCATTACAGTATTCCGCTTGTTCCCGAAATTAGCGCAACCACTTTATTCTATGTGATTGTGATTGGAATTTTATCCGGTTTCGCAGCTTTGCTTTTTTCGAGAAGCACCCATTTCTGGGGCTCACTTTTTTCAAAAAACATCAAATATCCTCCACTCCGCCCTTTTATTGGAGGAATTGTTCTGGCCCTTGCCATCGCAGGTTTCGGACTAACAAAATTCTCCGGTTTGGGTGTGCCTGTCATTGTCGATTCTTTTTCAAACGCTAATCCGTGGTACGACTTTCTGCTTAAAATTCTCCTCACCGGATTCACTCTGGGCGCAGGTTTTAAAGGCGGAGAAGTGACCCCATTGTTCTTCGTAGGCGCTACTTTAGGAAGTGCTTTGTCTTTAGTAATTCCACTGCCAATTGCTTTCTTAGCTGGTCTGGGGTTTGTTGCTGTATTTTCGGGAGCGACTCACACTCCTGTTGCCTGTACCATTATGGGGATGGAGCTTTTTGGCATCCAACCTGGAATTTTCATCGCTATCGCCTGCACCATCGCCTATTTTTCATCCGGTTCGGTTGGAATTTACAAATCACAAATTGTCAAAGGAGTCAAATACAAGTTGTATCAAAAGCTACAGCGAAAAGAACTGGAAAATCTGTAA
- a CDS encoding RidA family protein has product MKRENILTGSPWEDKMGYCRAVRIGNIIEVSGTVAIVDGEKVKADDAYAQTYNILERVEKVLEDLNVAMKDVIRTRIFTTDISTFEEVARAHSSFFKDIKPTTGFYEISKLVAPEYLVEIEFTAVVQ; this is encoded by the coding sequence ATGAAAAGAGAAAACATCTTAACAGGATCGCCTTGGGAGGACAAAATGGGGTATTGTCGTGCTGTAAGAATTGGCAACATCATTGAAGTCTCAGGGACTGTGGCTATTGTTGATGGTGAAAAAGTAAAAGCCGATGATGCTTATGCCCAAACCTATAACATCCTGGAGCGTGTTGAAAAAGTTTTAGAAGATTTAAATGTTGCCATGAAAGATGTCATCAGAACCCGAATTTTCACCACCGATATTTCGACTTTTGAAGAAGTAGCCAGAGCACACTCTTCCTTTTTTAAAGATATAAAACCTACAACCGGTTTTTATGAAATCAGCAAACTGGTTGCGCCGGAATATTTAGTTGAAATAGAATTCACGGCTGTTGTACAATAA
- a CDS encoding chaperone modulator CbpM, which translates to MSSRNLIQIKQFCLYHEIENTFITELHNYGLIEIIVFEEDEYFQPEQLPAVEKMIRLHYDLKINLEGLDVIANLLSKIEALQQNLTTTQNKLRLYEQHQID; encoded by the coding sequence ATGAGTAGTAGAAACTTAATCCAGATAAAACAATTTTGTTTGTACCACGAAATTGAAAATACCTTCATCACGGAGTTGCACAACTATGGTTTGATCGAAATTATAGTGTTTGAAGAAGATGAATATTTCCAGCCCGAACAATTACCGGCAGTCGAAAAAATGATACGTCTTCATTACGACCTGAAAATTAATCTTGAAGGGCTTGATGTCATTGCAAACTTACTCAGCAAAATCGAAGCACTGCAGCAAAATCTTACGACAACCCAAAACAAACTCAGGCTGTACGAGCAGCATCAAATCGATTAA
- a CDS encoding J domain-containing protein — MDYIDYYKVLEITKSATEAEIKKAYRKLARKYHPDLNPNDKEAERKFKELNEANEVLSNPENRKKYDKYGKDWKHADEFEKAGYDPNQQQHSRQQQGNQSYTDFGGGDFSESDFSDFFHSMYGSSGRSSRSQAKYRGQDFNAELQLDLAAAYTTHKQNLSVNGKNIRITIPAGVENGQIIKIPNHGAPGANGGPNGDLYITFLIDNNSDFKREGNNLYADVELDLYTAILGGEVFVTTFDGKVKIKVPAETQPGTKVKLKGKGFPVYKKENQFGDLYITYTIKIPTKLSAKEKELFEELAKLRNHE; from the coding sequence ATGGATTATATTGATTATTATAAAGTATTAGAAATCACAAAGTCTGCAACTGAAGCGGAAATCAAAAAAGCTTACCGGAAACTGGCGCGAAAATACCATCCTGATCTGAATCCGAATGACAAAGAAGCGGAAAGGAAATTCAAAGAACTCAATGAGGCCAACGAAGTTTTAAGCAATCCGGAGAATCGTAAAAAATACGACAAGTACGGAAAAGACTGGAAACATGCCGACGAGTTCGAAAAAGCCGGTTACGATCCCAATCAGCAGCAACATTCCAGACAACAGCAAGGCAATCAAAGTTACACTGATTTTGGAGGAGGAGACTTTTCAGAAAGTGACTTCTCTGATTTCTTCCATTCTATGTATGGATCCTCAGGAAGAAGTTCCAGAAGCCAGGCAAAATACCGCGGACAGGATTTTAACGCCGAATTACAGCTAGATCTGGCGGCGGCTTACACCACACACAAACAGAACTTAAGCGTCAATGGAAAAAATATCCGAATCACTATCCCGGCCGGGGTCGAAAACGGACAGATTATCAAAATTCCAAATCACGGTGCTCCCGGGGCGAATGGCGGGCCAAATGGCGATTTGTACATTACTTTTTTAATTGATAACAATTCCGATTTCAAACGCGAAGGCAATAATTTATACGCCGATGTTGAACTGGATTTGTACACCGCTATTTTAGGAGGAGAAGTTTTTGTGACCACTTTTGATGGAAAGGTAAAAATAAAAGTACCTGCCGAAACCCAGCCCGGAACTAAGGTAAAACTAAAAGGCAAAGGTTTTCCTGTATACAAAAAAGAGAATCAGTTTGGCGATTTATACATTACCTACACCATAAAAATCCCGACCAAACTATCTGCAAAAGAAAAAGAATTATTCGAAGAACTAGCTAAACTAAGAAATCATGAGTAG